A single genomic interval of Helianthus annuus cultivar XRQ/B chromosome 6, HanXRQr2.0-SUNRISE, whole genome shotgun sequence harbors:
- the LOC110891561 gene encoding uncharacterized protein LOC110891561, with protein sequence MSSSRQYSHSPRKSKANSKKKMLTFMANQIARIVPKIVSEIQASSTPNHSGDSHVVQPKPVSFNYKHFTACNPKTFTGKDGVTAMLEWFDSMEVTFINSECPEELKVRSATGVFQARALDWWTNERNIRSNELAYALSWEELRQHMMEEFCPPHEQQKLEEEFWTLKQVGDENLAYTTRFKQLCFIVPHLVLTTERTIRKYINGLPPMMRDTIEAARLDNIEDVYRLAASLNNNRVRDKQVAAASKPTSSSKPAHQITHNNRGKKRAHQSSVCNAVTPVENPKPNPANPEKKQYTGTNPKCTTCHFHHPTTSPCRHCTSCNRYGHLAAYCRNNPTTAQNSKPANVVRACFKCGDPTHLRPQCPQLRQDLQQKAPQGRAFVINAQQARNDNEVVNGTFLVK encoded by the coding sequence ATGTCGTCATCTCGTCAGTACTCTCACTCTCCCAGAAAATCCAAGGCTAACTCCAAAAAGAAAATGCTGACGTTCATGGCAAATCAGATTGCCAGAATCGTGCCAAAGATAGTGTCTGAGATTCAAGCCTCCAGCACTCCCAATCATTCTGGCGATTCTCACGTAGTACAGCCTAAACCAGTCTCGTTCAACTACAAACACTTCACTGCCTGTAACCCTAAAACTTTCACTGGGAAGGATGGAGTGACAGCTATGTTGGAATGGTTTGACAGCATGGAAGTCACGTTCATAAATAGTGAATGTCCAGAGGAACTCAAGGTGCGAAGTGCCACTGGTGTTTTCCAAGCCAgggcactagactggtggactaaCGAGAGAAACATTCGATCCAATGAGCTAGCATACGCGTTGTCTTGGGAAGAGCTCAGACAGCATATGATGgaggaattctgccctcctcatgagcagCAGAAGTTAGAAGAAGAGTTCTGGACCCTCAAACAAGTTGGGGATGAAAACCTTGCATACACTACCCGATTCAAGCAGTTGTGTTTTATCGTGCCTCATTTGGTGTTGACCACAGAACGCACCATTCGAAAATATATTAATGGGTTGCCTCCTATGATGCGTGATACCATCGAGGCGGCTAGGTTGGATAATATTGAGGACGTGTACCGCCTCGCGGCAAGTTTGAATAATAATCGAGTTCGTGATAAACAAGTCGCAGCAGCATCTAAACCTACATCCTCCTCAAAACCCGCTCATCAAATCACCCACAacaataggggaaagaagcgTGCTCACCAATCCTCAGTTTGCAACGCTGTCACACCAGTTGAAAATCCAAAACCTAACCCAGCAAACCCAGAAAAGAAGCAATACACAGGAACAAACCCTAAGTGCACCACTTGCCACTTTCATCACCCAACTACGAGCCCATGTAGACACTGTACCTCCTGCAATCGTTATGGGCATTTGGCAGCATACTGTCGCAATAACCCAACGACAGCCCAAAACTCAAAGCCAGCAAATGTGGTCagggcatgtttcaaatgtggggatcCAACTCACCTACGACCTCAGTGTCCTCAATTGAGGCAAGATTTACAGCAGAAGGCACCACAAGGCCGTGCATTTGTTATCAATGCTCAGCAAGCGCGCAACGACAATGAGGtcgtgaacggtacgttcctcgTTAAATAA
- the LOC110891562 gene encoding uncharacterized protein LOC110891562, with translation MEFNVGDQVLLKVSPWKGVVRFGKKGKLAPRYVGPFKILERVGKVAYLLDLPQELSNVHPTFHVSNLKKCLAVKGLHGPVDDLQVNDTLPFVESPVEIVDQGTKQLRRSKIRIVKVRWEGKRGAEFTWELKSDMMAKYPHLFDQSSS, from the coding sequence ATGGAATTCAATGTTGGGGATCAAGTATTACTTAAAGTATCTCCATGGAAAGGGGTTGTTCGATTCGGTAAAAAGGGTAAACTTGCCCCTCGTtacgttggacctttcaaaatcctCGAACGAGTTGGCAAGGTAGCGTATTTGCTGGATCTACCGCAGGAACTGAGTAACGTTCATCCGACATTTCACGTttcaaatctcaagaaatgtctagctgtTAAAGGACTTCATGGCCCAGTCGACGACTTGCAAGTCAACGATACGCTTCCTTTCGTGGAAAGCCCAGTTGAAATTGTGGATCAAGgtaccaagcagctcagacgcagCAAAATTCGCATTGTAAAAGTGCGATGGGAAGGCAAGCGTGgtgctgagtttacttgggaactcaaaagtgACATGATGGCAAAGTATCCACATCTCTTCGATCAGTCTTCTtcttaa